Below is a genomic region from Isosphaeraceae bacterium EP7.
CTCATCCAGGGCTCGAGTCAGGCATTCGATGCTCTGCTTCGCCGTCTCGACGGCCCCTGGGCTGTAGTCGAAGACCTCGACCGAGACCCAGCGGTCGTAACCCGATTCGACCAGGGATTTCATGATCGGGCCGAAGTCAACTCGGCCCATCCCGGGCCCTCTCAGATTGGTGTCCTGAGCGTGGAAGTGGCCGGCGCCCGCGGCATGGCGGCGGATCAAGTCGGGGACCGTCTGGCCCTCCTCGGCGCTCTGGGCCTTCACGTCCATGTGCAGCTTGAAGTTGGGATGGCCGACCGCGGCGATTATCGCCTCGGCCTCGTCGCAGGTGTTGAGGAAGTTTGTGTCGTCGGGGGCCAGCGGTTCCAGGCAGAGGTCGACACCGAGGTCGCCGACCGTGGGCATGATCGATCGGAAGACGTCGACGGCGTACTTATTCGCCTCTTCGCGGGTCACACCCGGGAGCAAGTCACGCTGTTTGGGCGAACCCAGGACCATGATCGAGCCGCCCAGGTCGCGGGTCGCCTCGGCCAGCGCGAGGAAGTAATCAGCGGTCTTCTGCCGTGTCTCCTCGTCGGGGCTAGTCAGGTAGAATCCTTCGGTCTTGGCGAGAAGCCAGTGCAGGCCGATGGTCTGGAGCCCCCAATCCTCGACAATCGACTTGAGGTCACGCCGCCGGCCGGGCTTCAGGTCGGTGATTCGCGGGGCGAGGGTGAACGGAGCAATCTCGATTCCGTGATAGCCAAGCCGCTTGATCGTCCTGCAGATATCGGGGAAGTTCCAGCCGTCGAACAGCTCGTTGCAGATCCCGAACTGGATCATCGAGGGGCCTCTTTGTCTCGTGTAGAAGCGGGCACGCTGAGCCTGGCGGCATCGAGCGTGTTTCGAAGCAGCATGGCCACCGTCATCGGTCCGACGCCGCCGGGGACGGGGCTGATCCAGGAGGCGACTTCTGAGGCCTCTTTGAAGTCCACGTCGCCGCAAAGCTTACCGTCGGCCTTCTTATGAATTCCGACGTCGATGACGACCGCCCCCGGCTTGATCCAGTCCCCTTTGACCTGCTCCGGCCGTCCCACTGCGGCAACGAGAATGTCGGCCCGTCGGGTGAACTCGGGGACATCCCTGGTCGCCGTATGGCAAACGGTCACCGTGGCATCGCCCCCGGGTCCTTTCTGCAAGAGCAGCAGGGCCATCGACTTACCGACGATCTGCGACCGGCCGAGAACCACGGCGTGGGCACCTCGGGTCTCGATGCCCAGCTCGATGAGCAGTTCGCGGACGCCCAGGGGGGTGCACGGGACGAATCGAGGGGTGCCAATGGCGAGCAGGCCGGCGTTAACCGGATGGAAGCCGTCGACATCCTTCAACGGGTCGATTCGCTCGATGACCCGTCGGTCGTCGATGTGCTTCGGCAGCGGAAGCTGGACCAGAATTCCGTGGACCGACGGATCGGCGTTGAGTCGGTCGATGGTGTCGAGGACGAGGGACTCGGGGGAGTCGGCGGCAAGACGGATGATCTCGCCACTCATCCCGGCGGCAGCACATGCGGAATGCTTGCTCTTGACGTAGACCTTGCTCGCCGGATCCTCGCCGACCAGGACCACGGTGAGCCCCGGCACAATCCCGGAGTCGGCCTTGAGCTGGGCGACACCGCGAGCGACCTCGTCGCGGACGCGCTGCGCGACCGCCTTTCCGTCGATGATGCGGGCCGGCACGTAAAGCATCTCCGCGAGGCATTGGACAGGGTGAGTCGCGGCCGGGGATTCGACGACCGCGTGCGACCGCCTATGATAATCGGCGTCGAGGCCAATGTCTCGCGGTGATCAGTCCGTTGACCTCGAACCGGTTCGGGAGTTGAGTGACGTGCCGACACCCGCCCCGAGCAATTCAGAGGCAAAGTCCGCCCGAAATCACGAGCCCATGCCTTTGAAGGAACAACCGATCGGCTGGCGGATTTTCCGGCTCGCCGGTCCTGTGCTCGTCGAGCAAGTCTCCCTCTACTTTGTGGGGCTTTCGGACACGGTGCTCACCGGGCGAATGTTCTCGGAGAGCCACCTAGCCGCGGTGACCGTATCGAGTTACCTGATCTGGGTCGTGAGCGCCGTGATGTCGATCGTCTCCGTCGGCGCCACGGCGTTGGTGGCCCGGATGGTCGGCGGGGGTGACTGGTCGGGGGCCAATTCGATTGCGAGGCAGGCGGTGGGGATGTCGCTCATCGTCGGTCTGATGGTCTTGATCGTCGGCATCGGCGGCTCGACGACGGTCATCGACGCGATGAATCTAGAGGGCGAGACGGCCGAGCGGGCCGCCCTGTTCCTACGGATCGTGCTCCTGTCGGCCC
It encodes:
- the folD gene encoding bifunctional methylenetetrahydrofolate dehydrogenase/methenyltetrahydrofolate cyclohydrolase FolD, coding for MPARIIDGKAVAQRVRDEVARGVAQLKADSGIVPGLTVVLVGEDPASKVYVKSKHSACAAAGMSGEIIRLAADSPESLVLDTIDRLNADPSVHGILVQLPLPKHIDDRRVIERIDPLKDVDGFHPVNAGLLAIGTPRFVPCTPLGVRELLIELGIETRGAHAVVLGRSQIVGKSMALLLLQKGPGGDATVTVCHTATRDVPEFTRRADILVAAVGRPEQVKGDWIKPGAVVIDVGIHKKADGKLCGDVDFKEASEVASWISPVPGGVGPMTVAMLLRNTLDAARLSVPASTRDKEAPR
- a CDS encoding sugar phosphate isomerase/epimerase family protein codes for the protein MIQFGICNELFDGWNFPDICRTIKRLGYHGIEIAPFTLAPRITDLKPGRRRDLKSIVEDWGLQTIGLHWLLAKTEGFYLTSPDEETRQKTADYFLALAEATRDLGGSIMVLGSPKQRDLLPGVTREEANKYAVDVFRSIMPTVGDLGVDLCLEPLAPDDTNFLNTCDEAEAIIAAVGHPNFKLHMDVKAQSAEEGQTVPDLIRRHAAGAGHFHAQDTNLRGPGMGRVDFGPIMKSLVESGYDRWVSVEVFDYSPGAVETAKQSIECLTRALDEAR